The Sphingosinithalassobacter sp. CS137 genome includes a region encoding these proteins:
- the hflC gene encoding protease modulator HflC: MPGIARNPLALGIAVLLVLVILVSAIAIVPETRQAVILRFEQPIRTVNAYQEGEEFGGTGAGPILRVPFVDRIVWVDKRVQSITLDNQPVLSTDQLRLEVDAFARFRVVDPLRMVVTARSEERVAQQLAPLLGSALRNELGKRQFAALLSPERGQVMENIQNALQRQASQYGVEIVDVRIKHADLPDGSPLESALQRMATARRQEAATIEARGLREARIIRADADAQAARIYSESFGKDPDFYDFYRAMQSYRYTFGGENGRTDGGEASIILSPDNEYLREFRGRR; encoded by the coding sequence ATGCCCGGTATAGCTCGCAATCCGCTCGCTCTCGGCATCGCCGTGCTGCTGGTGCTCGTCATCCTCGTCAGCGCGATCGCGATCGTGCCCGAGACGCGCCAGGCAGTGATCCTGCGCTTCGAACAGCCGATCCGCACCGTCAACGCCTATCAGGAAGGCGAAGAGTTCGGCGGCACCGGTGCAGGGCCGATCCTGCGCGTGCCGTTCGTCGACCGTATCGTCTGGGTGGACAAGCGCGTGCAGAGCATCACGCTCGACAACCAGCCGGTGCTTTCGACCGACCAGCTGCGGCTCGAAGTCGATGCCTTTGCGCGGTTCCGGGTCGTCGATCCGCTGCGCATGGTGGTGACGGCTCGCAGCGAGGAGCGCGTCGCGCAGCAGCTCGCGCCGCTTCTCGGATCCGCGCTGCGCAACGAGCTCGGCAAGCGCCAGTTCGCAGCGCTGCTCAGTCCCGAACGCGGGCAGGTGATGGAGAACATTCAGAACGCGCTGCAGCGGCAGGCGAGCCAATATGGCGTCGAGATCGTCGACGTGCGGATCAAGCATGCCGACCTGCCCGACGGATCGCCGCTGGAAAGCGCGCTCCAGCGGATGGCGACGGCGCGGCGACAGGAGGCCGCGACGATCGAGGCACGCGGACTTCGGGAGGCGCGGATCATCCGCGCCGATGCCGATGCGCAAGCAGCACGCATCTATTCGGAAAGCTTCGGCAAGGACCCGGATTTCTACGACTTCTATCGCGCCATGCAGTCCTACCGCTACACGTTCGGCGGCGAGAACGGGCGGACCGATGGCGGAGAGGCGTCGATCATCCTGTCGCCGGACAACGAATATCTGCGGGAGTTCCGCGGACGCCGATGA
- a CDS encoding Do family serine endopeptidase has protein sequence MRYAYALTTALLLGGAAATLTANQPAGAQTAQNEPGAITAQAPRSGAPMSFADMVARLQPAVVNISTTQRVQVPTNPFAGTPFQEFFGNRGGGQPATRQAESLGSGFIISEDGYIVTNNHVVAPGNRTAVVETITVTLADGREFEARLIGRDQQSDLAVLKIQGDDLPFVRFGDSSAARVGDWVVAIGNPFGLGGSVTAGIISAVHRVTGQGGAYDRFIQTDASINRGNSGGPMFDLQGNVIGINSQIYSPTGGNVGIGFAIPAEEARPVIETLMRGEAVERGYIGVEMQPWTDDLVEALEVPRGRGTLIARVVPGEAAEQAGIRAGDVIMSVNGQEITQDQTLSYIVANIEPGSRVPVELLRDGRSERVTLTVGTRPSEEELAFDSEEEAPMTPEDREAMAGASLGLALRPLTPQIARSVGVPSDTQGVVVLGVDPTGDAAQKGLRRGDVITSVNRQRIASPEEAAQALEQAASRGARQVLLYVLRRGQGQFVAVDIAGE, from the coding sequence GTGCGGTACGCTTACGCTCTTACCACTGCACTTCTCCTTGGCGGTGCTGCCGCCACCCTGACCGCCAACCAGCCGGCCGGCGCGCAGACCGCGCAGAACGAGCCCGGCGCGATCACCGCGCAGGCGCCGCGCTCCGGCGCGCCGATGAGCTTTGCCGACATGGTCGCGCGGCTCCAGCCGGCCGTGGTGAATATCTCCACCACCCAGCGGGTTCAGGTTCCGACCAATCCCTTTGCCGGCACTCCGTTTCAGGAGTTCTTCGGCAATCGCGGCGGCGGCCAGCCGGCGACCCGCCAGGCCGAATCGCTCGGCTCGGGCTTCATCATCTCCGAAGACGGCTACATCGTCACCAACAACCATGTCGTCGCACCCGGCAACCGCACGGCAGTGGTCGAGACGATCACGGTGACTCTCGCCGACGGCCGCGAATTCGAGGCGCGCCTGATCGGGCGCGATCAGCAGTCCGACCTCGCTGTCCTCAAGATCCAGGGCGACGACCTGCCCTTCGTGCGGTTCGGAGATTCGAGCGCGGCGCGCGTGGGCGACTGGGTGGTCGCGATCGGCAACCCGTTCGGCCTGGGCGGCTCGGTCACGGCGGGCATCATCTCGGCGGTCCATCGCGTGACCGGCCAAGGCGGTGCCTATGACCGGTTCATCCAGACCGACGCTTCGATCAACCGGGGCAATTCGGGCGGCCCGATGTTCGACCTTCAGGGCAACGTCATCGGTATCAACTCGCAGATCTATTCGCCCACCGGCGGCAATGTCGGTATCGGCTTCGCAATTCCTGCCGAAGAGGCGCGCCCGGTGATCGAGACGCTGATGCGCGGCGAGGCCGTGGAGCGCGGCTATATCGGCGTCGAGATGCAGCCCTGGACCGACGATCTGGTCGAGGCGCTCGAAGTGCCGCGCGGCCGCGGCACGCTGATCGCCCGCGTCGTTCCCGGCGAGGCGGCCGAGCAGGCGGGGATCCGCGCGGGCGACGTGATCATGTCGGTCAACGGTCAGGAGATCACCCAGGACCAGACGCTGAGCTACATCGTCGCCAACATCGAACCGGGCAGCCGCGTGCCCGTCGAGCTGCTGCGCGACGGGCGCAGCGAGCGCGTAACGCTCACCGTCGGCACCCGCCCGAGCGAGGAAGAGCTCGCCTTCGATTCCGAGGAAGAGGCGCCGATGACGCCCGAGGATCGCGAGGCAATGGCCGGCGCGTCGCTGGGGCTCGCGCTGCGTCCGCTCACGCCGCAGATCGCGCGCAGCGTCGGCGTGCCCAGCGATACGCAGGGCGTCGTGGTGCTCGGCGTCGATCCCACCGGAGACGCTGCGCAGAAGGGTTTGCGTCGCGGCGATGTGATCACCAGCGTCAATCGCCAGCGGATCGCCTCGCCGGAGGAAGCCGCACAGGCGCTCGAACAGGCGGCGAGCCGCGGAGCGCGCCAGGTGCTGCTGTACGTCCTGCGTCGCGGCCAGGGACAGTTCGTCGCAGTGGATATCGCCGGCGAATAA
- a CDS encoding glycoside hydrolase family 130 protein yields the protein MFELFHHSLRLRADPSRVVVRPFHIGWQSNGGVPSRTERLVGEVLGMAPAEARAQLDRVLRDFEARHWQTRRVFMTRYEEIRTQLGLDDSAISEEKRQLIGAYFCHEYSYAAAALMNPSAVPHYDQSGMAEGSLRILMSLRAVGEGHISSVAFREGIISDGCELKLAPEPPFATAADAIGDEETVPEGPVTVYRHRDSTLSGTVIFPITRAQSNGLEDLRLCHFEHDDGSIEWLGTYTAYNGSVIQSEMLRTRDWRAFDLVPMTGSAARNKGMALFPRKVNGRYMMIGRQDGENIFLLDSDRLTHWDEGQKLLTPTYPWELVQMGNCGPPIELDEGWLLLTHGVGAMRKYSIGAALLDKKDPSKVIGRTREPIVAAADQDREGYVPNVVYTCGAIRHGDMLFMPYGVADSSVAFAFVPIQALLAQM from the coding sequence ATGTTCGAACTTTTTCACCACTCGCTGCGGCTGCGGGCCGATCCCTCGCGCGTGGTGGTACGTCCCTTCCATATCGGCTGGCAATCGAACGGCGGCGTCCCCAGTCGAACGGAGCGGCTGGTGGGCGAGGTGCTCGGAATGGCGCCGGCGGAAGCGCGCGCTCAGCTCGATCGCGTGCTTCGCGACTTCGAGGCGCGGCACTGGCAAACGCGTCGCGTCTTCATGACTCGCTACGAGGAGATCCGGACCCAGCTCGGCCTCGACGACAGCGCGATCAGCGAGGAGAAGCGCCAACTGATCGGTGCCTATTTCTGCCACGAGTACAGCTATGCCGCTGCCGCGCTGATGAATCCCAGTGCGGTGCCGCACTATGATCAGTCGGGAATGGCGGAAGGATCGCTGCGTATCCTGATGTCGCTGCGCGCGGTGGGGGAGGGGCACATCTCCTCGGTCGCGTTTCGCGAAGGGATCATCTCCGATGGGTGCGAGCTGAAACTGGCACCCGAGCCCCCCTTCGCCACCGCCGCCGACGCGATCGGCGATGAAGAGACGGTGCCGGAGGGGCCGGTCACCGTCTATCGCCATCGCGACAGCACGCTTTCGGGAACCGTGATTTTTCCGATCACGCGCGCGCAGTCGAACGGGCTCGAGGATTTGCGGCTGTGCCATTTCGAGCATGACGACGGCAGCATCGAATGGCTCGGCACCTACACCGCCTATAACGGCTCGGTGATTCAGTCGGAGATGCTGCGGACGCGCGACTGGCGCGCCTTCGATCTGGTACCGATGACGGGCAGTGCCGCGCGCAACAAGGGCATGGCGCTGTTCCCGCGCAAGGTGAACGGCAGATATATGATGATCGGCCGGCAGGACGGCGAGAACATCTTCCTGCTCGATAGCGATCGGCTGACCCATTGGGACGAAGGGCAGAAGCTGCTGACTCCCACCTACCCCTGGGAGCTGGTGCAGATGGGTAATTGCGGCCCGCCGATCGAGCTCGACGAAGGCTGGCTGCTGCTCACCCACGGCGTCGGCGCGATGCGCAAATATTCGATCGGCGCGGCGCTGCTCGACAAGAAAGACCCTTCGAAAGTGATCGGCCGCACACGCGAGCCGATCGTCGCTGCCGCCGATCAGGACCGCGAGGGCTATGTGCCGAACGTCGTCTACACCTGCGGAGCGATCCGACACGGCGACATGCTGTTCATGCCCTATGGCGTGGCCGACAGCTCGGTGGCATTCGCCTTCGTGCCGATCCAGGCGCTGCTCGCGCAGATGTGA
- a CDS encoding glycosyltransferase family 4 protein, translating to MERLMSEDAPCIEHLALIGNFLPRKCGLATYTTDVFKAVRERFPKVRVDVYAMDDHPGRYSYPPEVTHSIAQQDRDAYIDAARRIEASGAQALWIQHEYGIYGGAAGAHLIALLDRLTIPVIATLHTVLEHPSADERRVMEALLRRCSKVIVMVEKGKEILERVHGADGRAIAVIPHGVPDREYAEPDALKARFGWEGRKVVLTFGLLAPNKGIETLIAAMPEIVANEPQALYIVLGATHPNLVAHEGEAYRDGLKMLAASKGVADHVRFIDTFLEQDELVDYLQAADIYATPYTNPAQITSGTLAYAVGVGKAVVSTPYIHAREILDGDHGRIVQFGDSAGFAREIVELLSDDAERAALSRRAYARGRAMLWPRGVERAMTCLGEALAMRPRRLENVTELAPLAPDLSAVERMSDATGMLQHSIYSVPDRRHGYCIDDNARALILLSRMEGLDDAVRDKWMSIYAAFVQHAWNPERRRFRNFMHFDRNWCEDEGSEDSNGRALWALGVTAHEAHAHKHRDWAVSLFDATASIALELGSPRARAFAMLGAAAMLEAHPGHAMARTILSRFGDELIALLDAARRPEWSWFEIVLAYDNARLPEALLRAGKALQRDDFVKVGVETLDWIVARQTSPQGRFRAVGTESFGREYADPLPFDQQPLEAQATIDACDAAYAATRDRRWLDEAMRAYRWYLGANDLDLPLATAQDGGCFDGLMPTGLNRNQGAESILALQLASCAISALSKAAENVAGPASAVA from the coding sequence ATGGAACGGCTGATGTCGGAAGATGCGCCCTGCATCGAGCATCTCGCACTGATCGGAAACTTCCTTCCGCGCAAATGCGGTCTCGCGACCTATACGACCGACGTTTTCAAGGCGGTAAGGGAGCGTTTCCCGAAGGTTCGCGTCGATGTCTACGCGATGGACGATCACCCGGGGCGCTATTCCTATCCGCCCGAAGTCACCCACAGCATCGCGCAACAGGATCGCGACGCCTATATTGATGCCGCGCGCCGGATCGAGGCGAGCGGCGCGCAGGCGCTGTGGATCCAGCACGAATATGGCATCTATGGTGGCGCCGCCGGCGCGCATCTGATCGCGCTGCTCGATCGGCTGACGATCCCCGTCATCGCAACGCTGCACACTGTCCTCGAACATCCCTCGGCCGACGAGCGGCGCGTGATGGAGGCGCTGCTGCGGCGCTGCTCCAAGGTGATCGTGATGGTCGAGAAGGGGAAGGAAATCCTGGAGCGCGTGCACGGCGCCGACGGCAGGGCGATCGCCGTTATCCCGCATGGCGTGCCCGACCGGGAATATGCCGAGCCGGATGCACTCAAGGCGCGCTTCGGATGGGAAGGCCGCAAAGTCGTGCTCACCTTCGGGCTCCTCGCGCCCAACAAGGGCATCGAGACGCTGATTGCCGCAATGCCGGAGATCGTCGCGAACGAGCCGCAGGCGCTCTACATAGTGCTTGGCGCGACGCACCCGAATCTCGTCGCGCATGAGGGCGAGGCGTATCGCGACGGGCTGAAGATGCTCGCGGCGAGCAAGGGCGTCGCGGACCATGTCCGCTTCATCGACACGTTCCTCGAGCAGGACGAACTGGTCGATTATCTTCAAGCGGCCGATATTTACGCGACTCCGTACACCAACCCGGCCCAGATCACTTCCGGAACCCTCGCCTATGCGGTGGGTGTCGGCAAGGCGGTGGTCTCTACTCCCTATATCCACGCCCGCGAGATCCTCGACGGGGATCACGGCAGGATCGTGCAGTTCGGCGACAGCGCCGGTTTCGCGCGCGAGATCGTCGAGCTGTTGTCCGACGATGCCGAGCGCGCCGCGCTCTCGCGGCGGGCCTATGCGCGCGGCCGGGCGATGCTGTGGCCGCGCGGAGTGGAGCGCGCGATGACCTGTCTCGGCGAGGCGCTGGCGATGCGACCGCGCCGGCTGGAAAATGTGACCGAACTCGCGCCCCTGGCCCCGGACCTTTCGGCAGTGGAGCGAATGAGCGATGCGACGGGCATGCTCCAGCATTCGATCTATTCGGTGCCCGACCGGCGCCACGGCTATTGTATCGACGACAATGCGCGTGCCCTGATCCTGCTGTCGCGGATGGAGGGATTGGATGACGCGGTGCGCGACAAATGGATGAGCATCTATGCGGCGTTCGTCCAGCATGCCTGGAACCCCGAGCGGCGCCGATTCCGCAACTTCATGCATTTCGACCGCAACTGGTGCGAAGACGAGGGCTCCGAGGATTCGAACGGAAGAGCACTCTGGGCGCTCGGCGTGACGGCGCATGAGGCGCATGCGCACAAGCATCGCGACTGGGCAGTGTCGCTGTTCGACGCGACTGCCTCGATCGCACTCGAACTCGGGAGCCCACGGGCCCGCGCCTTCGCCATGCTGGGCGCCGCTGCGATGCTGGAAGCACATCCGGGCCACGCGATGGCGCGGACGATCCTGAGCCGTTTCGGCGACGAGCTGATCGCTCTGCTCGATGCCGCGCGGCGGCCGGAATGGAGCTGGTTCGAGATTGTGCTCGCCTATGACAATGCGCGGCTTCCCGAGGCGCTGCTGCGCGCCGGCAAGGCGTTGCAGCGCGACGATTTCGTGAAAGTGGGGGTCGAGACGCTCGACTGGATCGTCGCTCGGCAGACTTCGCCCCAAGGGCGGTTCCGCGCGGTCGGCACCGAGAGCTTCGGCCGCGAATATGCCGATCCGCTGCCGTTCGACCAGCAGCCGCTGGAGGCGCAGGCGACGATCGACGCGTGCGACGCTGCCTACGCCGCCACGCGCGACCGGCGCTGGCTGGACGAGGCGATGCGCGCCTATCGCTGGTATTTGGGCGCCAACGATCTCGATCTGCCGCTCGCGACTGCGCAGGATGGCGGCTGTTTCGACGGGCTGATGCCGACGGGGCTCAATCGCAACCAGGGCGCCGAGTCGATTCTCGCGCTTCAGCTGGCATCCTGCGCCATTTCCGCTCTTTCAAAGGCTGCGGAAAACGTGGCAGGACCGGCGAGCGCCGTCGCCTGA
- the queF gene encoding preQ(1) synthase gives MRVMDPVHLGKTSALPASPEEAVLDYVPNPRPGRAYLVRFAAPEFTSLCPITEQPDFAHLVIDYVPGETIVESKSLKLFLGSFRNHGAFHEDCTVGIGERLFEEMKPQWLRIGGYWYPRGGIPIDVFWQSGPPPAEVWLPPQDVPGYRGRG, from the coding sequence ATGCGCGTGATGGACCCTGTGCATCTCGGCAAGACAAGCGCGCTCCCGGCTTCGCCAGAAGAAGCCGTGCTCGATTATGTTCCCAATCCGCGGCCCGGGCGCGCCTATCTGGTGCGCTTCGCCGCGCCGGAATTCACGTCGCTCTGCCCGATCACCGAACAGCCCGATTTCGCGCATCTGGTGATCGATTACGTGCCGGGCGAAACGATCGTCGAATCCAAGTCGCTCAAGCTCTTTCTGGGCAGTTTCCGCAATCACGGGGCCTTTCACGAGGATTGCACCGTCGGCATCGGCGAGCGGCTGTTCGAAGAGATGAAGCCGCAATGGCTTCGGATCGGCGGCTATTGGTATCCCCGGGGCGGGATTCCGATCGATGTCTTCTGGCAGTCGGGCCCGCCGCCGGCGGAAGTCTGGCTGCCGCCGCAGGATGTGCCTGGGTATCGCGGACGCGGCTGA
- the sseA gene encoding 3-mercaptopyruvate sulfurtransferase — translation MDALVTTEWLANELGAIDLRVVDASWFLPEHGRDAAAEFEAGHIPGAVFMDLDDLADTSSSLPSMLPPAEKFASRMQTLGLGDGSRIVIYDDSPLHTAARAWWMLRTFGAHDVAILDGGLAKWKAEGRDLESGKPQVRHRHFTVWHDPQGVRSLDQMKSNVASGDEQVIDARSAARFSGEEADPRPATHAGHIPGSRNIPFGRFFHEDGTWKQGAALRQVFEEEGIELDKPIVATCGSGITAAVIVFGAHLLGQPAALYDGSWAEWGADRDTPKATGAAA, via the coding sequence ATGGACGCGCTGGTGACAACCGAATGGCTGGCCAACGAGCTGGGAGCGATCGACCTTCGGGTGGTCGATGCCAGCTGGTTCCTGCCCGAGCATGGCCGCGATGCCGCCGCCGAATTCGAAGCGGGGCACATTCCCGGTGCGGTGTTCATGGATCTCGACGATCTTGCCGACACCAGCTCGAGTCTGCCCTCGATGCTTCCTCCGGCGGAAAAGTTCGCCAGCCGGATGCAGACGCTGGGCCTGGGCGACGGCAGCCGCATCGTGATCTATGACGACAGCCCGCTGCACACTGCCGCGCGCGCGTGGTGGATGCTCCGCACTTTCGGCGCGCATGACGTGGCGATCCTCGACGGCGGTCTCGCCAAGTGGAAAGCCGAGGGCCGTGATCTGGAGAGCGGCAAGCCGCAGGTCCGGCATCGCCATTTTACCGTATGGCACGATCCGCAGGGCGTCCGCTCGCTCGATCAGATGAAGAGCAACGTCGCGAGCGGCGACGAGCAGGTGATCGATGCCCGCTCCGCGGCGCGGTTCAGCGGCGAGGAAGCCGATCCGCGGCCGGCGACCCATGCGGGGCACATCCCCGGATCGCGCAATATTCCCTTCGGCCGCTTCTTCCACGAAGACGGCACCTGGAAGCAGGGCGCGGCCTTGCGCCAGGTCTTCGAGGAAGAAGGCATCGAGCTCGACAAGCCGATCGTCGCCACCTGCGGATCGGGCATCACGGCAGCGGTGATCGTGTTCGGGGCGCATCTGCTGGGGCAGCCGGCGGCGCTCTACGACGGCAGCTGGGCCGAATGGGGCGCGGATCGCGACACGCCGAAGGCGACGGGCGCGGCTGCGTGA
- the metC gene encoding cystathionine beta-lyase has translation MGRGSRHAEGDGRGCVSDVPDAGSEGDATRVVEAGRREEWTQGIVNVPVWRASTILYDSVGELRAAGGRDSHHRLFYGRRGTPTQWSLADALTELEPGAEATLLYPSGVAAIASALLAVLSPGDELLLTDSAYDPTRGFADHFLKRFGVTTRYYDPMIGAGIADLIGERTRAIFLESPGSLTFEVQDVPAIVGVAKDRGLVTLLDNTWATPLLFPAIARGVDYTILACTKYVVGHSDVMLGSVTAATGKYAALRDASYALGQTASPDDAWLGSRGLRTMGVRLKAQGKAALEIARWLETRPEVARVLHPALPACPGHKFFVRDFKGSSGLFSFVLNGGGERARASLIDGLTHFGIGFSWGGYESLALPVDPQRHRSATEWQAEGPVVRLQIGLEEPGDLIADLEAGLMRFREAA, from the coding sequence ATGGGGCGCGGATCGCGACACGCCGAAGGCGACGGGCGCGGCTGCGTGAGCGACGTGCCCGATGCCGGATCGGAAGGCGACGCCACCCGCGTCGTCGAAGCCGGACGGCGCGAGGAGTGGACGCAGGGCATCGTCAATGTGCCCGTCTGGCGAGCCTCTACGATCCTCTATGATTCGGTCGGCGAGCTACGTGCCGCCGGCGGGCGCGACAGCCATCACCGGCTGTTCTACGGGCGCCGCGGCACGCCGACTCAATGGTCGCTCGCCGATGCGCTGACCGAACTGGAGCCTGGCGCGGAGGCGACTCTGCTCTACCCCTCGGGCGTCGCCGCGATCGCCTCGGCGCTGCTCGCCGTGCTCTCGCCGGGCGACGAACTGCTGCTCACGGACAGCGCCTATGATCCGACGCGGGGCTTCGCCGACCATTTCCTGAAGCGGTTCGGTGTCACCACCCGTTATTACGACCCGATGATCGGCGCGGGCATCGCCGATCTGATCGGCGAACGGACGAGGGCGATCTTCCTCGAAAGCCCCGGCAGCTTGACGTTCGAAGTGCAGGACGTGCCGGCGATCGTCGGCGTTGCGAAGGATCGCGGCCTCGTCACGCTGCTCGACAATACCTGGGCGACCCCGCTCCTGTTTCCGGCGATCGCGCGCGGCGTCGATTATACGATCCTTGCCTGCACCAAATATGTCGTCGGCCATTCGGACGTGATGCTGGGTTCGGTCACGGCTGCGACAGGCAAGTATGCAGCGCTGCGCGACGCGAGCTATGCGCTGGGGCAGACCGCCAGCCCCGACGATGCCTGGCTCGGCAGCCGAGGCCTTCGGACGATGGGCGTGCGGCTGAAGGCGCAGGGCAAGGCCGCGCTGGAGATCGCGCGGTGGCTGGAAACGCGCCCCGAAGTGGCGCGGGTGCTGCATCCGGCGCTGCCCGCCTGTCCCGGCCATAAATTCTTCGTCCGCGACTTCAAGGGCAGCTCGGGACTCTTCTCCTTCGTTCTCAACGGCGGCGGCGAGCGCGCGCGCGCGTCGCTGATCGACGGGCTCACACATTTCGGCATCGGCTTCAGCTGGGGCGGCTATGAAAGCCTCGCCCTGCCGGTCGATCCGCAGCGCCACCGCAGCGCCACCGAGTGGCAGGCGGAGGGCCCGGTCGTTCGGCTTCAGATCGGTCTGGAAGAGCCGGGCGACCTGATCGCCGACCTCGAAGCCGGGCTGATGCGTTTCCGGGAAGCCGCATGA
- a CDS encoding mechanosensitive ion channel family protein yields the protein MTNDVVRWLAARGIELPDTAALIEAGIALAIVFAALAAGWFAGRKLGPVLASFWHKNVGGHAEGLGPRMCDITRHGVAAILLAILAAAWPWQPLAALGIGFAEGAAVALVLVAFLRGLGIPRWATWTLALLAFVAILSNAIGGFNVIESTLERVGFNIGERRFSLLSLLTVLVILVVLFAGVRLANRIVNHWIERTQGFDATQRLLFQKLAGIAVLVVAFFIGIDLLDVDLTAFAVFSGALGLAVGFGLQKTVGNLIAGIILLMDRSIKPGDVIVVGESFGWVNKIGVRAVSIITRDGKEHLIPNENLMTEEVENWSYSDKNVRVRIPVGVSYNSDLKLAQELMLRAATESTRVLKNPKPNVWLAAFGDSSVEHEILAWINDPEGGVGNVKSDVLNRLWLLFKEHGIEIPFPQRDVHVKEWPRERGSD from the coding sequence ATGACGAACGATGTCGTCCGCTGGCTCGCCGCGCGCGGCATCGAGCTTCCCGACACCGCGGCACTGATCGAGGCGGGAATCGCGCTCGCCATCGTCTTCGCCGCACTCGCCGCGGGCTGGTTCGCCGGACGCAAGCTCGGGCCGGTGCTGGCGAGCTTCTGGCACAAGAATGTCGGCGGCCATGCCGAAGGCCTGGGGCCGCGGATGTGCGACATCACGCGGCACGGCGTCGCTGCAATCCTGCTGGCCATCCTCGCCGCGGCCTGGCCGTGGCAGCCGCTGGCAGCGCTCGGCATCGGCTTCGCCGAAGGCGCGGCGGTGGCGCTTGTGCTCGTCGCGTTCCTGCGCGGCCTCGGCATTCCGCGCTGGGCGACCTGGACCTTGGCGCTGCTCGCCTTCGTGGCGATCCTCTCGAATGCGATCGGCGGCTTCAACGTCATCGAATCGACGCTCGAGCGAGTCGGCTTCAACATCGGCGAGCGCCGCTTCTCGCTATTGTCGCTGCTCACCGTACTGGTGATCCTCGTCGTGCTGTTTGCCGGCGTGCGGCTGGCGAACCGCATCGTCAATCACTGGATCGAGCGGACTCAAGGGTTCGATGCCACCCAGCGGCTGCTGTTTCAGAAGCTCGCGGGCATCGCCGTGCTGGTGGTCGCCTTTTTCATCGGCATCGATCTGCTCGACGTCGATCTGACTGCTTTCGCGGTCTTTTCCGGCGCACTGGGGCTGGCAGTAGGGTTCGGTCTCCAGAAGACCGTCGGCAATCTGATCGCAGGGATCATCCTGCTGATGGATCGATCGATCAAGCCGGGCGACGTGATCGTCGTCGGCGAGAGCTTCGGCTGGGTCAACAAGATCGGCGTCCGCGCCGTGTCGATCATCACGCGCGACGGCAAGGAGCATCTGATTCCGAACGAGAATCTGATGACCGAGGAAGTGGAGAATTGGAGCTATTCGGACAAGAACGTCCGCGTGCGCATCCCGGTCGGCGTCTCGTACAACAGCGATCTCAAGCTCGCGCAGGAGCTGATGCTGCGCGCGGCCACCGAGAGTACGCGTGTGCTGAAGAACCCCAAACCCAACGTCTGGCTTGCAGCCTTTGGCGACAGCTCGGTCGAGCATGAGATCCTCGCCTGGATCAACGATCCCGAAGGCGGCGTGGGCAATGTGAAATCCGACGTGCTCAATCGGCTCTGGCTGCTGTTCAAGGAACATGGGATCGAAATCCCCTTCCCGCAGCGCGACGTGCACGTGAAGGAATGGCCGCGCGAGCGCGGCAGCGACTGA